In a genomic window of Rhopalosiphum maidis isolate BTI-1 chromosome 4, ASM367621v3, whole genome shotgun sequence:
- the LOC113548934 gene encoding phospholipase B1, membrane-associated-like encodes MRRFFKKDLIAISMCFLWCCTVTLTWKLNMQSPKWVHQISNDNLTGIPKSVIRLQDKFLYPTRLLLQNMFSSQHQIDKSRMLKKTQEKVLKSSNFFCNTNGTRSETRPTSAHELRPGDIDIIGSVGDSLTVGTGSFSYFLPQLVVDHRGTSWTAGGKGTWREFLTLPNILKVFNPKLIGYAYGDALAEQRFSQFNVAEVGALSRDLPFMTRELVKRIKMDKRINITEDWKLVSMMMSSNTFCLELCYEDYSMYAEKHRQDVLTALLYIKENLPRTIVNLILSPNLEILLNFTNLPSICFFTHILECPCLYSTQYKHKLSDYIKVMKQFQEVEKKIVENEELRNEDDFTVVLQPFTEHLIFPLNRLNTTDITYLSSDCFHFSQKGYARAANALWNNMMEPVGLKSTDWSKEFDRFICPTNESPYIKTWKNSI; translated from the exons ATGAGacggttttttaaaaaag ATTTAATAGCAATTAGCATGTGCTTTTTGTGGTGCTGTACCGTCACATTAACTTGGAAACTAAACATGCAATCACCGAAATGGGTACATCAGATATCTAATGATAATTTGACTGGCATACCAAAATCTGTTATACGGCTTcaagataaatttttatatccaACAAGGCTTTTATTGCAAAACATGTTCAGCTCACAGCATCAAATAGACAAATCTCGGATGTTAAAG AAAACACAAGAGAAAGTACTGAAATcatccaattttttttgtaataccaATGGCACTAGATCTGAAACTCGACCAACTTCTGCACATGAACTAAGACCAGGTGACATAGATATAATCGGCAGTGTCGGAGATTCTTTGACAGTTGGGACGGGAAgcttttcgtattttttaccACAGTTAGTCGTCGATCATCGTGGAACATCTTGGACAGCag gcgGAAAAGGTACATGGAgagaatttttaactttaccaAATATCTTAAAAGTCTTTAATCCTAAATTAATTGGCTATGCGTATGGCGATGCACTGGCTGAACAGCGTTTTTCTCAATTTAACGTAGCTGAAGTTGGTGCCCTTAGTAGGGATTTGCCATTCATGACAAGAGAACTGGTGAAAAGAATCAAAATGGATAAAAGGATTAATATAACTGAAGATTGGAAG TTAGTATCAATGATGATGAGTTCTAATACATTTTGCTTAGAATTATGTTACGAAGATTATTCCATGTATGCTGAAAAACATAGACAAGACGTTCTAACGGcattactatacataaaagAAAATCTGCCACGGACAATAGTCAACTTAATTTTAAGTCCAa atttggaAATTCTACTTAATTTCACAAATTTGCCAAGCATTTGTTTCTTCACTCACATCCTAGAGTGTCCATGTTTGTATTCCACACAGTACAAACATAAATTGTcagattatataaaagtaatgaaACAGTTTCAAGAAGtcgagaaaaaaata gtGGAAAATGAAGAACTAAGGAATGAAGATGATTTTACTGTTGTTCTCCAACCGTTTACAGAACATTTGATTTTCCCATTAAATCGGCTTAATACTACAGATATAACGTATCTGTCCAGcgattgttttcattttagtcAGAAAGGTTATGCCCGAG CTGCAAACGCATTATGGAACAATATGATGGAACCAGTTGGCCTTAAATCAACAGACTGGTCTAAAGAATTTGATCGATTTATTTGTCCAACAAATGAGTCTCCGTATATTAAAACATGGAAAAATAGCATATAA